The proteins below come from a single Caulobacter flavus genomic window:
- a CDS encoding methyl-accepting chemotaxis protein: MRFGDLKIPQKLMVVFGAMLAAIVAMGVTLFINQQAYKGSVQRTAVAHASLRAADTAAFRLTRQENSLRGFLLSGDAYYVQRLEEAHKPKFLAALDELRKLAGDDQADLDRIAAVDAAYANYRAQAIEPAEKLGADPATRAQAIDLVKHDGVADKAVEPVENAIEAITTDAEAVVAAETAAQAAASLRSTLVLAGGIAIALAVAVAGGLMLTGGIAAPVAAMTTAMRRLASGDNSVAVPASGRKDEIGEMAGAVATFKDAAIHKLRLEEEAAVAAARTERERAEREAEKAAEAEVDRIAIHALAEALGSLADGDLTYRIDAEFAPKAQQLKTDFNAAAGRLQDALRGINGATGGIRAGSEEIAQASDDLSRRTEQQAASLEETAAALDEITATVRKTAAGAKEASSVVAAARADAERSGAIVSQAVSAMTEIEQSSGQIGNIIGVIDEIAFQTNLLALNAGVEAARAGDAGKGFAVVAQEVRALAQRSAEAAKEIKTLISTSSQQVGSGVALVGQTGEALQRIVDQVAAIDSLVNEIAASATEQSTGLHQVNSAVNQMDQVVQQNAAMVEEATAATHSLKGETGELAALVGRFRVGGESAARASAPAAAPRANPVHAAQARAQTFVRPGRPGGAATAAATKVDEWEEF, translated from the coding sequence GTGCGGTTTGGTGACTTGAAGATTCCCCAGAAGCTGATGGTCGTGTTCGGCGCGATGCTGGCCGCGATCGTGGCCATGGGCGTTACGCTGTTCATCAACCAGCAGGCCTACAAGGGCTCGGTGCAGCGCACGGCCGTGGCGCACGCCAGCCTCCGGGCGGCCGACACCGCCGCCTTCCGCCTGACCCGTCAGGAAAACTCGCTGCGCGGCTTCCTGCTGTCGGGCGACGCCTACTACGTCCAGCGCCTGGAAGAGGCCCACAAGCCCAAGTTCCTGGCCGCCCTTGACGAGCTGCGCAAGCTGGCGGGCGACGACCAGGCCGACCTGGACCGCATCGCCGCCGTCGACGCCGCCTACGCCAACTACCGCGCCCAGGCCATCGAGCCGGCCGAGAAGCTGGGCGCCGATCCGGCGACCCGCGCCCAGGCCATCGACCTGGTCAAGCACGACGGCGTCGCCGACAAGGCCGTCGAGCCGGTCGAGAACGCCATCGAGGCCATCACCACCGACGCCGAGGCCGTCGTCGCCGCCGAGACCGCCGCCCAGGCCGCCGCCTCGCTGCGCAGCACCCTGGTGCTGGCCGGCGGCATCGCCATCGCCCTGGCCGTCGCCGTCGCCGGCGGACTGATGCTGACCGGCGGCATCGCCGCCCCGGTCGCGGCCATGACCACCGCCATGCGCCGCCTGGCCTCGGGCGACAACAGCGTCGCCGTGCCGGCCTCGGGCCGCAAGGACGAGATCGGCGAGATGGCCGGAGCCGTCGCCACCTTCAAGGACGCCGCCATCCACAAGCTGCGCCTGGAAGAGGAAGCCGCCGTCGCCGCCGCCCGCACCGAGCGCGAGCGCGCCGAACGCGAAGCCGAGAAGGCCGCCGAGGCCGAGGTCGACCGCATCGCCATCCACGCCCTGGCCGAGGCCCTGGGCTCGCTGGCCGACGGCGACCTGACCTATCGCATCGACGCCGAGTTCGCTCCCAAGGCCCAGCAGCTGAAGACCGACTTCAACGCCGCCGCCGGCCGCCTGCAGGACGCCCTACGCGGCATCAACGGCGCCACCGGCGGCATCCGCGCCGGTTCGGAAGAGATCGCCCAGGCCTCCGACGACCTGTCGCGCCGCACCGAGCAGCAGGCCGCCAGCCTGGAAGAAACCGCCGCCGCCCTCGACGAGATCACCGCCACGGTCCGCAAGACGGCCGCCGGCGCCAAGGAGGCCTCCAGCGTGGTCGCCGCCGCCCGCGCCGACGCCGAGCGCTCGGGCGCCATCGTCAGCCAGGCCGTCAGCGCCATGACCGAGATCGAGCAGTCCTCGGGCCAGATCGGCAACATCATCGGCGTGATCGACGAGATCGCCTTCCAGACCAACCTCCTGGCCCTGAACGCCGGCGTCGAAGCCGCGCGGGCCGGCGATGCGGGCAAGGGCTTCGCGGTCGTCGCCCAGGAAGTGCGGGCCCTGGCCCAGCGCTCGGCCGAAGCGGCCAAGGAGATCAAGACCCTGATCTCGACCTCCAGCCAGCAGGTCGGTTCGGGCGTGGCCCTGGTCGGCCAGACCGGCGAGGCCCTGCAGCGCATCGTCGACCAGGTCGCCGCCATCGACAGCCTGGTCAACGAGATCGCCGCCTCGGCCACCGAGCAGTCGACCGGCCTGCACCAGGTCAACAGCGCCGTGAACCAGATGGACCAAGTGGTCCAGCAGAACGCCGCCATGGTCGAGGAAGCCACCGCCGCCACCCACTCGCTGAAGGGCGAGACGGGCGAGCTGGCCGCCCTGGTCGGCCGCTTCCGCGTCGGCGGCGAGAGCGCCGCCCGCGCCTCGGCACCGGCCGCCGCGCCGCGCGCCAACCCGGTCCACGCCGCCCAGGCCCGCGCCCAGACCTTCGTCCGCCCGGGCCGCCCCGGCGGCGCGGCGACCGCCGCCGCGACCAAGGTCGACGAGTGGGAAGAGTTCTGA
- a CDS encoding energy transducer TonB, whose amino-acid sequence MSFIRSGSVAALLALAVLPSTSVAAEGDRVGFASRPRQAEIKAAFPAGATVTGEVEVECVVADKGALAECKVLSEYPMNRGFGDAALGLSDRYKAKLKDEAGASSVGRKISYSLDFLAPGDANPDWMRKPTAEEMAGVFPVAAVKAGVDGRASIRCRVTVEGFLDRCKVLSETPPGMGFGPAALALSPQFRMSPKIRGGQKVESEISLPIAWAGIADGGFAPLGKKRLIIDPPWKSAPSLAQVEAAWPKGAEGLDTGQAAIRCRLKGDGGLQSCDVISEIPKGKGFGKAAEALAEHFVVSLAPGDAKVANLVQVDVPVRFRAPGAGGRQLTKPRWIQMAQAEAVALAFPQAARKAGVRNGLGVVSCMVTAEGRLTDCQAVREDPVGLDFAASAMIVAGTMRMNPWTTEGEPVDAQRIRLPIRFEDAPEEQQAEETPAAPAAPAKP is encoded by the coding sequence GTGTCTTTCATCCGTTCCGGTTCCGTCGCCGCGCTGCTGGCGCTGGCGGTCCTGCCTTCGACGTCCGTCGCCGCCGAGGGCGATCGCGTGGGCTTCGCCTCCCGGCCCAGGCAGGCCGAGATCAAGGCCGCGTTCCCGGCCGGCGCAACCGTCACCGGCGAGGTCGAGGTCGAGTGCGTTGTCGCCGACAAGGGCGCCCTGGCCGAGTGCAAGGTGCTGAGCGAGTACCCGATGAACCGGGGCTTCGGCGACGCGGCCCTCGGCCTTTCCGATCGCTACAAGGCCAAGCTGAAGGACGAGGCGGGCGCCTCCAGCGTCGGCCGCAAGATTTCCTACTCGCTCGACTTCCTGGCGCCGGGCGACGCCAATCCCGACTGGATGCGCAAGCCGACCGCCGAGGAGATGGCCGGCGTGTTCCCGGTGGCGGCGGTGAAGGCCGGCGTCGACGGCCGCGCCAGCATCCGGTGCCGGGTGACCGTCGAGGGCTTCCTGGACCGCTGCAAGGTGCTGTCGGAGACGCCGCCTGGCATGGGCTTCGGCCCCGCGGCCCTGGCGCTGTCGCCGCAGTTCCGGATGAGCCCCAAGATTCGCGGCGGCCAGAAGGTGGAGAGCGAGATCAGCCTGCCCATCGCCTGGGCGGGCATCGCCGACGGCGGGTTCGCGCCGCTGGGCAAGAAACGGTTGATCATCGATCCGCCGTGGAAGTCCGCCCCGAGCCTGGCCCAGGTCGAGGCCGCCTGGCCCAAGGGCGCCGAGGGGCTCGACACCGGCCAGGCGGCGATCCGCTGTCGGCTTAAGGGCGACGGCGGCCTGCAGAGCTGCGACGTGATCTCGGAAATCCCCAAGGGCAAGGGCTTCGGCAAGGCGGCCGAGGCGCTGGCCGAGCATTTCGTCGTCTCGCTGGCGCCGGGCGACGCCAAGGTCGCCAACCTGGTGCAGGTCGACGTGCCGGTGCGCTTTCGCGCGCCGGGCGCGGGCGGTCGGCAGCTGACCAAGCCGCGCTGGATCCAGATGGCCCAGGCCGAGGCCGTGGCCCTGGCCTTCCCGCAGGCGGCGCGCAAGGCGGGCGTGCGCAACGGTCTGGGCGTCGTCTCGTGCATGGTGACCGCCGAGGGCCGCCTGACCGACTGCCAGGCCGTGCGCGAGGACCCGGTCGGCCTCGACTTCGCCGCCTCGGCCATGATCGTGGCGGGCACCATGCGCATGAACCCTTGGACCACCGAGGGCGAGCCGGTGGACGCCCAGCGCATCCGCCTGCCGATCCGCTTCGAGGACGCGCCGGAAGAGCAACAGGCGGAGGAAACGCCGGCCGCGCCGGCGGCTCCGGCCAAGCCCTGA
- a CDS encoding LytTR family DNA-binding domain-containing protein has translation MAALVARHGRGVVVAGVAGLFLAFAGAFGTGGAPLWIRIVYWLVLCWSGAAAGAAVGGAVQNSGLTERGPFVGGAAITLGVALPGTLYVWAMSSLMFGALPRPANLPHYFLPVLVITAAITALNFLVARKPVETHAAPPEAPPPRFLERLPPRLRGATLHAVEAQDHYLRLHTSRGEDLILMRLSDAVAELEGIEGAQTHRSWWVARAAVVEARRGDGRAVLTLASGAEAPVSRAYAKALREAGWF, from the coding sequence ATGGCGGCCCTGGTCGCGCGGCATGGACGCGGCGTCGTGGTGGCGGGGGTGGCCGGCCTGTTCCTGGCCTTCGCCGGCGCGTTCGGCACCGGCGGCGCGCCGCTGTGGATCCGGATCGTCTACTGGCTGGTGCTGTGCTGGTCGGGCGCGGCGGCGGGCGCGGCGGTCGGCGGCGCGGTGCAGAACAGCGGCCTGACCGAGCGGGGGCCGTTCGTGGGCGGCGCGGCCATCACCCTGGGCGTGGCCCTGCCGGGCACGCTTTACGTCTGGGCGATGTCGAGCCTGATGTTCGGCGCCCTGCCGCGCCCGGCCAACCTGCCGCACTACTTCCTGCCGGTGCTGGTGATCACCGCGGCGATCACGGCGCTGAACTTCCTGGTCGCCCGCAAGCCGGTCGAGACCCACGCCGCCCCGCCCGAGGCGCCGCCGCCCCGCTTCCTGGAGCGTCTGCCGCCCAGGCTGCGCGGCGCGACCCTCCACGCCGTCGAGGCCCAGGACCACTATCTGCGCCTGCACACCTCCAGGGGCGAGGATCTGATCCTGATGCGCCTGTCCGACGCCGTGGCCGAGCTGGAGGGCATCGAGGGCGCCCAGACCCACCGCTCCTGGTGGGTGGCGCGCGCGGCGGTGGTCGAAGCCAGGCGCGGCGACGGCCGCGCCGTCCTGACCCTGGCGAGCGGCGCCGAGGCTCCCGTCAGCCGCGCCTACGCCAAGGCCCTGCGCGAAGCGGGCTGGTTCTAG
- a CDS encoding sensor histidine kinase translates to MAEPVTPPAAPDKPPGRRLPWPGGLSARLLLLTALFVFLAGAFILPPALADLEKQWLLDRVRAAELASTIADADPERRVTDQVSQRLLDQAGVVIVALQVDGARRLVLPTEPRAIEQPYLVDLRGQNPGSWLAAPFFTLKSKPGSLVRVMAEPRFRQEAEFVEIVLPDAPLKAHLIANFWRLAGVTLFAAGMAGGLIYLSLNFLLVRPMQRITKAMERFRADPEDPLARVVVSRRRDEIGRAEAELDAMQTDLRTALQAKARLAALGEAVAKINHDLRNMLTSAQMASDRLAALGDPKVAQALPRLERALDRAITLASDVMAYGKSKEPAPVIRTVALRAALDMAAEDSGLTPQGVALETVIDAREQVQADPDQLHRILTNLLRNAREAIEGTPDRSGKGRVFVELRRADGMSHLRLSDDGPGVPARARANLFQPFVGSVRRGGTGLGLAIARELAQGHGGDLALVETGPGGSVFDLTLAGAPEPAPAPEEGEPAKSKP, encoded by the coding sequence ATGGCCGAACCGGTCACGCCGCCCGCCGCTCCCGACAAGCCGCCCGGAAGACGCCTTCCGTGGCCCGGCGGCCTGTCGGCGCGCCTGCTGCTGCTGACCGCCCTGTTCGTGTTCCTGGCCGGCGCCTTCATCCTGCCGCCGGCCCTGGCCGACCTCGAGAAGCAGTGGCTGCTCGACCGCGTGCGGGCCGCCGAACTGGCCTCGACCATCGCCGACGCCGATCCCGAGCGCCGGGTCACCGACCAGGTCTCCCAGCGCCTGCTCGACCAGGCCGGCGTGGTCATCGTGGCCCTGCAGGTCGACGGCGCGCGCCGCCTGGTGCTGCCCACCGAGCCGCGCGCCATCGAGCAGCCCTACCTCGTCGACCTGCGCGGCCAGAACCCCGGCTCGTGGCTGGCCGCCCCGTTCTTCACCCTGAAGAGCAAACCCGGCAGCCTGGTGCGCGTCATGGCCGAGCCCCGCTTCCGCCAGGAGGCCGAGTTCGTCGAGATCGTGCTGCCCGACGCCCCGCTGAAGGCCCACCTGATCGCCAACTTCTGGCGGCTGGCGGGCGTGACCCTGTTCGCCGCGGGCATGGCCGGCGGCCTGATCTACCTGTCGCTGAACTTCCTGCTGGTGCGGCCGATGCAGCGCATCACCAAGGCCATGGAGCGGTTCCGCGCCGATCCGGAGGATCCGCTGGCCCGGGTCGTCGTCTCGCGCCGCCGCGACGAGATCGGCCGCGCCGAGGCCGAGCTCGACGCCATGCAGACCGACCTGCGCACCGCCCTGCAGGCCAAGGCCCGCCTGGCGGCCCTGGGCGAGGCGGTGGCCAAGATCAATCACGACCTGCGCAACATGCTGACCAGCGCCCAGATGGCGTCCGACCGCCTGGCCGCGCTGGGCGATCCCAAGGTGGCCCAGGCGCTTCCCCGCCTGGAGCGGGCGCTGGACCGCGCCATCACCCTGGCCAGCGACGTCATGGCCTACGGCAAGTCCAAGGAGCCCGCGCCGGTGATCCGCACCGTGGCCCTGCGCGCGGCGCTGGACATGGCGGCCGAGGACTCGGGCCTGACGCCGCAGGGCGTGGCCCTCGAGACGGTGATCGACGCCCGCGAGCAGGTGCAGGCCGATCCCGACCAGCTGCACCGCATCCTCACCAACCTGCTGCGCAACGCCCGCGAGGCCATCGAGGGGACGCCCGATCGCAGCGGCAAGGGCCGGGTGTTCGTGGAACTGCGGCGCGCGGACGGCATGAGCCACCTCAGGCTGTCGGACGACGGCCCCGGCGTGCCGGCCCGGGCGCGGGCCAACCTGTTCCAGCCGTTCGTGGGGTCGGTGCGCCGCGGCGGCACGGGCCTTGGCCTGGCCATCGCCCGCGAGCTGGCCCAGGGCCACGGCGGCGACCTGGCGCTGGTGGAGACGGGTCCCGGCGGCTCGGTGTTCGACCTGACCCTGGCCGGCGCTCCGGAACCGGCGCCGGCGCCCGAAGAGGGCGAACCGGCGAAGTCGAAGCCTTAG
- a CDS encoding TVP38/TMEM64 family protein, producing MTPDQSLAWLRRFGPLAVLALLFVAALASGVAGKLSLETLQAEGEALQAFAHDHPLQCALVYVLIYVATVSVSLPGALILSLSAGFLFGPWGGFLALMGVTGGSTVVYAACRTAFGDFLRRRPGALLTRVEEGFKADAFSYLLTLRLIPAFPLLLVNVASGLMRIPLRTYLLASVLGMAPSSFVYAGIGSGLGHLFAQGDPVTLATLASPRIYMPIIGLGVLALIPPLWKAARRRRVAPVADVK from the coding sequence ATGACCCCCGACCAGAGCCTGGCCTGGCTGCGACGCTTCGGACCGCTGGCGGTCCTGGCGCTGCTGTTCGTGGCGGCTCTGGCGTCGGGCGTGGCCGGCAAGCTGTCGCTGGAGACCCTGCAGGCCGAGGGCGAGGCCCTGCAGGCCTTCGCCCACGACCATCCGCTGCAGTGCGCACTGGTCTATGTGCTGATCTACGTCGCCACGGTGTCGGTCTCGCTGCCGGGGGCGCTGATCCTGTCGCTCAGCGCCGGCTTCCTGTTCGGGCCGTGGGGCGGCTTCCTGGCCCTGATGGGCGTGACCGGCGGCTCGACCGTGGTCTATGCGGCCTGCCGCACCGCCTTCGGCGACTTCCTGCGCCGCAGGCCGGGCGCCCTGCTGACCCGCGTCGAGGAGGGCTTCAAGGCCGACGCCTTCTCCTACCTGCTGACCCTGCGGCTGATCCCGGCCTTTCCGCTGCTGCTGGTCAACGTCGCCTCGGGCCTGATGCGGATTCCCTTGCGCACCTACCTGCTGGCCTCGGTGCTGGGCATGGCGCCCAGCTCGTTCGTCTATGCCGGGATCGGTTCGGGCCTGGGCCACCTGTTCGCGCAGGGCGATCCGGTGACCCTGGCGACCCTGGCCTCGCCGCGCATCTACATGCCGATCATCGGCCTGGGCGTCCTGGCCCTGATCCCGCCGCTTTGGAAGGCCGCGCGCAGGCGCCGCGTTGCCCCCGTCGCCGACGTGAAGTAA
- the polA gene encoding DNA polymerase I: MTDVAAPESAQTRPLTQDGPALRLFLVDGSAYLFRAYHALPPLTRKSDGLPVGAVQGFCNMLWKLMRDMQGDAPTHLAVIWDHSEKTFRNKLYDQYKAHRPPPPEDLIPQFPLVRDATRAFGVPAIELPGYEADDLIAAYACAARDAGGEAVIVSSDKDLMQLVGDSVSMFDPMKGVRIGRNEVFEKFGVYPEQVVDVQSLCGDSVDNVPGAPGIGIKTAAQLITEYGDLDTLLARAGEIKQPKRRETLIAFADQIRLSKALVTLDCNTPLPEPMDELVVREPDKAVLAAFLDEMEFRTLARRVGDGNAAAAPRTLEARPSDKAVTAPVTSVSYVSAAARAAANPVAEPVAIDHASYVCVRDLATLQVWIDKARAKGIVAFDTETDALSSANAGLCGVSLAIAPGEACYIPVSHEDKPQDGGLAFEAPAKLEQISEEEALAALKPLLEDPAVLKVAQNAKYDIAVMARRGIAVAPIEDTMLISYVLEAGLHGHGMDELSELWLGHKPIPFKEVAGSGKSQISFKHVALDKATAYAAEDADVTLRLYNVLRPRLAAEGLLTVYETLERPMPGVLATMENDGVRVDPETLRRLSNEFSLRMAEFEEQAQKLAGRPFNLGSPKQIGDVLFGELNLKGGKKTATGQWSTDSDVLESLANEHELPRVLLDWRQLSKLKGTYTENLIAAISERTGRVHTSYALAATTTGRLSSSDPNLQNIPVRTEEGRKIRKAFVAAPGKVLISADYSQIELRLLAHIGQIPQLQQAFRDGLDIHAMTASEMFDTPIEGMDPLIRRRAKAINFGIVYGISAFGLANQLGIGQGEAGAYIKTYFERFPGIQAYMDATKAFVREHGYVTTIFGRKINIPDIHAKSVGQRQFSERAAINAPIQGAAADVMRRAMARMPAALEEANLEARMLLQVHDELVFEAPEHEAQAVCDVARRVMEGAAEPAVALSVPLTVEARAALNWDEAH; encoded by the coding sequence ATGACCGACGTCGCCGCGCCCGAATCCGCCCAGACCCGTCCGCTCACCCAGGACGGCCCCGCCCTGCGCCTCTTCCTGGTGGACGGCTCGGCCTATCTGTTCCGCGCCTATCACGCCCTGCCGCCCCTGACCCGCAAGAGCGACGGCCTGCCCGTCGGCGCGGTGCAGGGCTTCTGCAACATGCTGTGGAAGCTGATGCGCGACATGCAGGGCGACGCGCCCACGCACCTGGCGGTGATCTGGGACCACTCGGAAAAGACGTTCCGCAACAAGCTGTACGACCAGTACAAGGCCCACCGTCCGCCGCCGCCGGAAGACCTGATCCCGCAGTTCCCGCTGGTGCGCGACGCCACGCGCGCCTTCGGCGTGCCGGCCATCGAGCTGCCCGGCTACGAGGCCGACGACCTGATCGCCGCCTATGCCTGCGCCGCCCGCGACGCCGGCGGCGAGGCCGTCATCGTCTCGTCCGACAAGGATCTGATGCAGCTGGTGGGCGACAGCGTCTCGATGTTCGACCCGATGAAGGGGGTGCGCATCGGACGTAACGAGGTGTTCGAGAAGTTCGGCGTCTATCCCGAGCAGGTGGTCGACGTGCAGTCGCTGTGCGGCGACAGCGTCGACAACGTGCCCGGCGCGCCGGGCATCGGCATCAAGACCGCCGCCCAGCTGATCACCGAATACGGCGACCTCGACACGCTGCTGGCCCGCGCCGGCGAGATCAAGCAGCCCAAGCGCCGCGAGACCCTGATCGCCTTCGCCGACCAGATCCGCCTGTCCAAGGCCCTGGTCACGCTGGACTGCAACACCCCCCTGCCCGAGCCGATGGACGAGCTGGTGGTGCGCGAGCCCGACAAGGCCGTGCTGGCCGCCTTCCTCGACGAGATGGAGTTCCGCACGCTGGCCCGCCGGGTCGGCGACGGCAACGCCGCGGCCGCGCCCCGCACGCTGGAGGCCCGTCCGTCGGACAAGGCCGTCACCGCCCCAGTGACTAGCGTCTCCTACGTCTCGGCCGCCGCCCGCGCCGCGGCCAATCCGGTGGCCGAGCCGGTCGCCATCGACCACGCGTCCTACGTCTGCGTGCGGGACCTGGCCACGCTGCAGGTCTGGATCGACAAGGCGCGCGCCAAGGGGATCGTCGCCTTCGACACCGAGACCGACGCCCTGTCGTCGGCCAACGCCGGCCTGTGCGGCGTGTCGCTGGCCATCGCGCCGGGCGAGGCCTGCTACATCCCCGTCAGCCACGAGGACAAGCCGCAGGATGGCGGCCTGGCCTTCGAGGCGCCCGCCAAGCTGGAGCAGATCTCCGAGGAAGAGGCGCTGGCCGCCCTCAAGCCGCTGCTGGAAGACCCGGCGGTGCTGAAGGTCGCCCAGAACGCCAAGTACGACATCGCCGTGATGGCCCGCCGGGGGATCGCCGTCGCCCCGATCGAGGACACCATGCTGATCAGCTACGTGCTGGAGGCGGGTCTGCACGGCCACGGCATGGACGAGCTGTCGGAACTGTGGCTGGGCCACAAGCCCATCCCGTTCAAGGAAGTGGCGGGCTCCGGAAAGAGCCAGATCAGCTTCAAGCACGTGGCCCTGGACAAGGCCACGGCCTACGCGGCCGAGGACGCCGACGTCACCCTGCGCCTCTACAACGTGCTGCGCCCGCGCCTGGCGGCCGAAGGCCTGCTGACCGTGTACGAGACCCTCGAGCGGCCGATGCCGGGCGTGCTGGCGACGATGGAGAACGACGGCGTCCGCGTCGATCCCGAGACGCTGCGCCGCCTGTCCAACGAGTTCTCGCTGCGCATGGCCGAGTTCGAGGAACAGGCGCAGAAACTTGCCGGCCGCCCGTTCAACCTGGGCAGCCCCAAGCAGATCGGCGACGTGCTGTTCGGCGAGCTGAACCTGAAGGGCGGCAAGAAGACCGCCACTGGCCAGTGGTCGACCGACAGCGACGTGCTTGAGAGCCTGGCCAACGAACACGAGCTGCCGCGCGTGCTGCTCGACTGGCGCCAGCTGAGCAAGCTGAAGGGCACCTACACCGAGAACCTGATCGCCGCGATCAGCGAGCGCACGGGCCGGGTGCACACCTCCTACGCCCTGGCGGCGACCACCACGGGCCGCCTGTCGTCGTCGGACCCCAACCTGCAGAACATCCCGGTCCGCACCGAGGAGGGCCGCAAGATCCGCAAGGCTTTCGTGGCCGCGCCGGGCAAGGTGCTGATCAGCGCCGACTACAGCCAGATCGAACTGCGCCTCTTGGCCCACATCGGCCAGATCCCGCAGCTGCAGCAAGCCTTCCGCGACGGCCTCGACATCCACGCCATGACGGCCTCGGAGATGTTCGACACCCCGATCGAGGGCATGGACCCGCTGATCCGCCGCCGGGCCAAGGCCATCAACTTCGGCATCGTCTATGGCATCAGCGCCTTCGGCCTGGCCAACCAGCTGGGCATCGGCCAGGGCGAGGCCGGGGCCTACATCAAGACCTACTTCGAGCGCTTCCCCGGCATCCAGGCCTATATGGACGCCACCAAGGCCTTCGTTCGCGAGCACGGCTACGTGACCACGATCTTCGGCCGCAAGATCAACATCCCCGACATCCACGCCAAGTCGGTGGGGCAGCGGCAGTTCTCCGAGCGGGCGGCCATCAACGCCCCGATCCAGGGCGCGGCCGCCGACGTCATGCGTCGGGCCATGGCCCGCATGCCCGCCGCCCTGGAAGAGGCGAACCTGGAGGCCCGAATGCTGCTGCAGGTGCACGACGAACTGGTGTTCGAGGCCCCCGAGCACGAGGCCCAGGCCGTCTGCGACGTCGCCCGGCGGGTCATGGAGGGCGCGGCCGAGCCGGCCGTGGCGCTTTCCGTGCCCCTCACGGTCGAGGCCCGCGCGGCTCTGAACTGGGACGAGGCCCACTAA
- a CDS encoding ankyrin repeat domain-containing protein codes for MSQQTSKAARAERPPSAIGDPAVRAALLFIVLAAGVAIAFLALARLRDAPPIKGLDRPEIVVLSSAPHNDPGMTYTVEIHRGGEAIFQGGPEVLLPGRHVYLPPSEKVTGLFEAIDASRFRWLKPHYRLWIGGSSKSTLCLRQGKVEKCVDATGEVSLGGDGAPGEFNEIRSRVQETAEITRWLRADEQTIDVMREQGIDPRSAGGRRLMLQAAEWMSPQTVQTLVDAGFPVDAADSRPGFNEAMTPAEIAAGKGRHDVLRVLLAAGALKGKPASLRQAVVVAAAQSCRLEAVKVLGDAGVRIDPQATTSEAFMCNSSPRDDVAVAKLLLAQGVSPNARDEDGHTPLFHALSPDLLALLLSRGADPNARDKSGAAPLLCAQDQATALALIKAGARIDAPSAPCDRGGPATIDELAAAKVWPEVQARLAQGRAR; via the coding sequence GTGAGCCAGCAGACATCCAAGGCCGCGCGCGCCGAACGTCCCCCGTCCGCCATCGGCGACCCCGCCGTTCGCGCCGCCCTGCTGTTCATCGTCCTGGCCGCCGGCGTCGCGATCGCGTTCCTGGCCCTCGCGCGCCTTCGCGACGCCCCGCCGATCAAGGGCCTCGACCGGCCCGAGATCGTGGTGCTGTCCAGCGCGCCCCACAACGACCCGGGCATGACCTACACGGTCGAGATCCATCGCGGCGGCGAGGCGATCTTCCAGGGCGGCCCCGAGGTGCTGCTGCCCGGCCGCCACGTCTACCTGCCGCCTTCCGAAAAGGTAACGGGCCTCTTCGAGGCCATCGACGCGTCCCGCTTCCGCTGGCTGAAGCCGCACTACAGGCTGTGGATCGGCGGCAGCAGCAAGTCCACGCTCTGCCTGCGCCAGGGCAAGGTCGAGAAATGCGTCGACGCCACGGGCGAGGTTTCGCTGGGCGGCGACGGCGCGCCGGGCGAGTTCAACGAAATCCGCTCCCGCGTCCAGGAGACCGCCGAAATCACGCGCTGGCTGCGCGCCGACGAGCAGACCATCGACGTCATGCGCGAACAGGGCATCGATCCACGCTCGGCTGGCGGCCGGAGACTGATGCTGCAGGCGGCCGAATGGATGTCGCCGCAGACCGTCCAGACGCTCGTCGACGCCGGCTTTCCGGTCGACGCCGCCGACAGCCGGCCCGGCTTCAACGAGGCGATGACGCCTGCCGAAATCGCCGCCGGGAAAGGCCGGCACGACGTCCTGCGCGTGCTGCTGGCCGCCGGCGCCCTGAAGGGCAAGCCCGCCTCGCTGCGTCAGGCGGTCGTGGTCGCCGCCGCCCAGTCATGCCGTCTGGAGGCCGTGAAGGTCCTGGGCGACGCCGGCGTGCGGATCGATCCCCAGGCGACGACGTCCGAGGCCTTCATGTGCAATTCGTCGCCCCGCGACGACGTCGCCGTCGCCAAGCTGCTGCTGGCGCAGGGCGTCTCTCCCAACGCGCGGGACGAGGACGGCCACACCCCGCTGTTCCATGCCCTCTCCCCCGATCTGCTTGCACTGCTGCTGAGCAGGGGCGCCGACCCGAACGCCCGCGACAAGTCAGGCGCCGCGCCGCTGCTCTGCGCTCAGGATCAGGCGACCGCCCTGGCCCTGATCAAGGCCGGCGCGAGGATCGACGCGCCGTCGGCGCCGTGCGACCGGGGAGGCCCCGCCACTATCGACGAACTGGCGGCCGCCAAGGTCTGGCCGGAGGTCCAGGCCCGGCTGGCGCAGGGCCGCGCGCGCTAG